One window of the Penaeus vannamei isolate JL-2024 chromosome 31, ASM4276789v1, whole genome shotgun sequence genome contains the following:
- the LOC138859135 gene encoding putative nuclease HARBI1 yields MSGFPGVLGAIDCTHVPIQSPGGARAEEFRCDSACPLLPFLLTPVANPVGQREVRYNISYSKARNTVERAFGVLKMRFRCLTIPLKINLTVMATICSAAVLHNMAVKYKEDLYMCNDDGEEESVNIEENIEHFVNAAG; encoded by the exons ATGTCTGGTTTTCCTGGGGTATTGGGTGCAATTGACTGCACACATGTACCTATTCAGAGTCCTGGAGGTGCTAGAGCAGAAGAGTTCAGGt GTGACTCAGCCTGTCCACTGCTACCATTCCTCCTCACCCCAGTGGCAAATCCTGTTGGCCAAAGAGAAGTCAGATACAATATATCATATTCCAAAGCACGAAATACCGTTGAGAGAGCATTTGGTGTTCTGAAAATGAGATTCAGGTGCCTCACCATTCCATTGAAAATTAATTTAACAGTCATGGCGACTATTTGCAGTGCAGCTGTCTTGCATAATATGGCTGTTAAGTATAAAGAAGATCTGTACATGtgtaatgatgatggagaggaagaaagtgtaaatattgaagaaaatataGAACACTTTGTAAATGCTGCCGGTTGA
- the LOC113815477 gene encoding uncharacterized protein, giving the protein MAAAFDELECLEAPEDPDAADQHDIPRRCITDRMNLFHSPHDEEFIKRFRLSKTTALNLLDKLQIQGTRDGRGSPVPPRLQLLITLPWMATGSFQLTIADTFDVSQQLVSNCTAKIVRAIASLLQDYVKRPSREHFSNIRN; this is encoded by the exons ATGGCCGCAGCATTCGATGAATTAGAGTGTCTTGAAGCCCCTGAAGACCCAGATGCTGCAGACCAACATGATATTCCCAGAAGATGCATCACTGACAGGATGAATCTTTTCCATTCTCCGCATGACGAGGAGTTCATCAAAAGATTCCGCTTATCAAAAACAACAGCGCTCAATTTACTAGACAAGCTACAGATTCAAGGAACTCGAGATGGGAGAG GATCCCCAGTACCACCCCGCCTACAACTGTTAATTACATTGCCATGGATGGCCACTGGTAGCTTCCAGTTGACTATTGCTGACACTTTTGACGTTTCACAACAACTTGTGAGCAACTGCACAGCCAAAATAGTCCGAGCCATTGCATCTCTGCTACAAGATTATGTGAAACGACCATCGAGAGAACATTTTTCTAACATCAGGAATTAG